Proteins encoded by one window of Leopardus geoffroyi isolate Oge1 chromosome X, O.geoffroyi_Oge1_pat1.0, whole genome shotgun sequence:
- the TSC22D3 gene encoding TSC22 domain family protein 3 isoform X3, whose translation MAFQPPYSPSLFRKRDNASGASVVAIDNKIEQAMDLVKNHLMYAVREEVEILKEQIRELVEKNSQLERENTLLKTLASPEQLEKFQSRLSPEEPVPETPHAPEAPGGSAV comes from the exons ATGGCATTTCAGCCTCCTTATTCCCCCAGCCTCTTCAGAAAAAGGGACAA TGCCTCTGGAGCCAGCGTGGTGGCCATAGACAACAAGATTGAGCAGGCCATG GATCTGGTGAAGAATCATCTGATGTATGCAgtcagagaggaggtggagatCCTGAAGGAGCAGATCCGGGAGCTGGTGGAGAAGAACTCCCAGCTGGAGCGTGAGAACACCCTCCTGAAGACCCTGGCAAGCCCAGAGCAGCTGGAGAAGTTCCAGTCCCGCCTGAGCCCCGAAGAGCCAGTTCCAGAAACCCCACATGCACCTGAGGCCCCCGGTGGTTCTGCGGTGTAA
- the TSC22D3 gene encoding TSC22 domain family protein 3 isoform X2: MNAEMYQTPMEVAVYQLHNFNISFFSSLLGGDVVSVKLDNSASGASVVAIDNKIEQAMDLVKNHLMYAVREEVEILKEQIRELVEKNSQLERENTLLKTLASPEQLEKFQSRLSPEEPVPETPHAPEAPGGSAV, encoded by the exons ATGAACGCCGAAATGTATCAGACCCCCATGGAGGTGGCGGTCTATCAGCTGCACAATTTCAacatctccttcttctcttccttgcttGGAGGGGATGTGGTTTCCGTTAAGCTGGATAACAG TGCCTCTGGAGCCAGCGTGGTGGCCATAGACAACAAGATTGAGCAGGCCATG GATCTGGTGAAGAATCATCTGATGTATGCAgtcagagaggaggtggagatCCTGAAGGAGCAGATCCGGGAGCTGGTGGAGAAGAACTCCCAGCTGGAGCGTGAGAACACCCTCCTGAAGACCCTGGCAAGCCCAGAGCAGCTGGAGAAGTTCCAGTCCCGCCTGAGCCCCGAAGAGCCAGTTCCAGAAACCCCACATGCACCTGAGGCCCCCGGTGGTTCTGCGGTGTAA
- the TSC22D3 gene encoding TSC22 domain family protein 3 isoform X4, producing MDLVKNHLMYAVREEVEILKEQIRELVEKNSQLERENTLLKTLASPEQLEKFQSRLSPEEPVPETPHAPEAPGGSAV from the exons ATG GATCTGGTGAAGAATCATCTGATGTATGCAgtcagagaggaggtggagatCCTGAAGGAGCAGATCCGGGAGCTGGTGGAGAAGAACTCCCAGCTGGAGCGTGAGAACACCCTCCTGAAGACCCTGGCAAGCCCAGAGCAGCTGGAGAAGTTCCAGTCCCGCCTGAGCCCCGAAGAGCCAGTTCCAGAAACCCCACATGCACCTGAGGCCCCCGGTGGTTCTGCGGTGTAA